In the Deinococcus budaensis genome, one interval contains:
- a CDS encoding OmpH family outer membrane protein, with the protein MKMNAKALAPAAIVAAFGLGALAPHAQTTPQKVGFVNVQKLLSAHPNDKDLQAIQKKANDELGALDKQIKAIDAKGASASAAEKQNRATLVSTIQAKAKAYDDQMKPKVAAVEKAVDLAVNTVAKQNGYSIVMDSNVAAGSSLVIFAENGTDLTDAALKALKP; encoded by the coding sequence ATGAAGATGAACGCCAAGGCGCTCGCCCCCGCCGCCATCGTGGCCGCATTCGGCCTCGGGGCACTCGCTCCCCACGCGCAGACCACCCCCCAGAAGGTCGGCTTCGTGAACGTGCAAAAGCTGCTCTCGGCGCATCCCAACGACAAAGACCTCCAGGCCATCCAGAAAAAGGCCAACGACGAACTCGGCGCCCTCGACAAGCAGATCAAGGCCATCGATGCCAAGGGGGCCTCGGCCAGCGCCGCCGAGAAGCAAAACCGCGCCACCCTGGTCTCCACCATCCAGGCCAAGGCCAAGGCCTACGACGACCAGATGAAGCCCAAGGTCGCCGCCGTCGAAAAGGCCGTGGACCTCGCCGTCAACACGGTCGCCAAGCAAAACGGCTACAGCATCGTGATGGACAGCAACGTCGCGGCGGGCAGCAGCCTGGTGATCTTTGCCGAGAACGGCACCGACCTGACCGACGCGGCCCTCAAGGCCCTCAAGCCCTGA
- the aat gene encoding leucyl/phenylalanyl-tRNA--protein transferase, which yields MPPAAHFLNHPDPLTREVARGYAAGAFLMDNGNGVGWYGVDTRALVPLTEEEGLHVARRLRRELGRFEVRVDSAFGQVLEGCRGRLPGTPERDGEWISPPLAELYRHLHGAGLVHSFEVWQDGELAGGVLGLSLGGAFIAESKFHRVTNASKVALVRLAGHLHARGFTLLDAQIQNPHLARLGVFEVRGEEYAARLHAALGQDVSLGGPPLSPPPMP from the coding sequence ATGCCCCCAGCCGCCCACTTCCTGAACCATCCCGACCCCCTGACCCGCGAGGTCGCGCGGGGTTACGCGGCGGGCGCCTTCTTGATGGACAACGGAAACGGGGTGGGCTGGTACGGGGTGGACACCCGGGCGCTGGTGCCGCTGACCGAGGAAGAGGGGCTGCATGTGGCGCGGCGGCTGCGCCGGGAGCTGGGGCGCTTCGAGGTGCGGGTGGACTCGGCGTTCGGGCAGGTGCTGGAGGGCTGCCGGGGCCGCTTGCCAGGAACGCCGGAGCGGGACGGCGAGTGGATCAGCCCGCCGCTGGCCGAGCTGTACCGGCACCTGCACGGGGCGGGGCTGGTCCATTCCTTTGAGGTCTGGCAGGACGGCGAACTCGCGGGCGGGGTGCTGGGCCTGAGCCTGGGCGGGGCCTTTATCGCCGAAAGCAAGTTTCACCGCGTCACGAACGCGAGCAAGGTCGCGCTGGTGCGGCTGGCCGGGCACCTGCACGCGCGGGGCTTCACGCTGCTGGACGCGCAGATTCAAAATCCGCACCTCGCGCGGCTGGGCGTCTTCGAGGTGAGGGGCGAGGAGTACGCGGCGCGGCTGCACGCGGCGCTGGGGCAGGACGTGAGCCTGGGCGGTCCGCCCCTTTCCCCGCCCCCCATGCCCTAG
- a CDS encoding electron transfer flavoprotein subunit alpha/FixB family protein, whose translation MILIVAEHAGGKLAKSTLEMVTAARESGREGPVTVLVLGQGVAEVASAAAAVADQVLVADLPQLAQYSAEVWAAAAAQIAQEGEAHTVLIGGSRSGREYAPRVAVKLDAPYLEDAIRLSVSGSALQAQRYTYLARVTETVEAQAPVTVVTVKPGAFAPAAASGEAGEQYDVELELPTPRVEVTGRSVEKSSRVALTEADVIVSGGRGVGSPENFAAYVEGLADRIGAGVGATRAVVDAGWRPYAEQVGQTGKTVQPKAYVALGVSGAVQHLSGMGKSKFIVAINKDAEAPIFKVADYGIVGDVNQIVPALIEAARK comes from the coding sequence ATGATCCTGATCGTCGCCGAACACGCGGGCGGCAAGCTCGCCAAGTCCACCCTGGAAATGGTCACTGCGGCCCGCGAGTCGGGCCGCGAGGGGCCGGTCACCGTGCTCGTGCTGGGGCAGGGGGTGGCGGAAGTCGCCAGCGCCGCCGCGGCGGTCGCGGATCAGGTGCTGGTCGCCGACCTGCCGCAGCTCGCGCAGTACAGCGCCGAGGTCTGGGCCGCCGCCGCCGCGCAGATCGCGCAGGAAGGCGAGGCCCACACCGTCCTGATCGGCGGCAGCCGCTCGGGCCGCGAGTACGCGCCGCGCGTGGCGGTCAAGCTGGACGCCCCCTACCTCGAAGACGCGATCCGGCTGTCCGTGAGCGGCAGCGCCCTCCAGGCCCAGCGCTACACCTACCTCGCCCGCGTGACCGAGACGGTGGAGGCCCAGGCCCCCGTGACTGTCGTGACGGTCAAGCCGGGGGCCTTTGCTCCAGCGGCGGCGAGCGGCGAGGCCGGGGAGCAGTACGACGTGGAACTGGAACTCCCGACCCCGCGCGTCGAGGTGACCGGCCGCAGCGTCGAGAAGTCCAGCCGCGTGGCCCTGACCGAGGCCGACGTGATCGTGTCGGGCGGGCGCGGCGTGGGCAGCCCCGAGAACTTCGCGGCCTACGTGGAAGGCCTGGCCGACCGCATCGGTGCCGGGGTGGGCGCGACCCGCGCGGTCGTGGACGCGGGGTGGCGGCCCTACGCCGAGCAGGTCGGGCAGACCGGCAAGACCGTGCAGCCCAAGGCCTACGTGGCGCTGGGCGTCAGCGGCGCCGTGCAGCACCTGTCCGGCATGGGCAAGAGCAAGTTCATCGTCGCCATCAACAAGGACGCCGAGGCCCCCATCTTCAAGGTCGCGGACTACGGCATCGTGGGGGACGTCAACCAGATCGTGCCCGCCCTGATCGAGGCGGCCAGGAAGTAA
- a CDS encoding pyridoxal-phosphate-dependent aminotransferase family protein has protein sequence MTDLPHRAAPGDPGRDAHLPLNRARLIAPGPVEVEPRVLLELARPQPHHRSPEGIEALAQARAKLTRLLGAPYDAVITTSSGTGAFEGALVSLTPEGGKVVNAQAGKFSERWGEMAQRLGYGTTLVARPWGELLDPQEVADACVGAHTLLVTHSETSTGALHDLAAITRAAKAQNPGLIVIADCITSYGVAELRPAEWGVDVVVSGSQKGTATPPGLGFVLFSPEVQARLLPATGRGFYLDLTRELKGQQAGNTPQTPAINLIFALSLALDRLLSVPLEVLWAEKRRQADALIAAGTALGAPAWAARTTPAVAVLRPPAPLTGRQVASRLAEMGQRALPGQAPFEDTVFRVSTLGYADRYDALGIAGILENCFTDLGVPFRRGAAVSAAWQALAPQGQATGVG, from the coding sequence ATGACCGACCTGCCCCACCGCGCTGCCCCCGGCGATCCTGGCCGTGACGCCCACCTGCCCCTCAACCGCGCGCGCCTGATCGCGCCGGGACCGGTCGAGGTCGAACCGCGCGTGCTGCTGGAACTGGCCCGCCCGCAGCCGCACCACCGCTCGCCGGAAGGGATCGAGGCGCTCGCGCAGGCCCGGGCCAAGCTCACGAGGCTGCTGGGCGCCCCCTACGACGCGGTGATCACCACCAGCAGCGGCACCGGGGCGTTCGAGGGCGCGCTGGTGAGCCTGACGCCCGAGGGGGGGAAAGTGGTCAACGCCCAGGCGGGCAAGTTCAGCGAGCGCTGGGGGGAGATGGCGCAGCGGCTGGGGTACGGCACCACGCTCGTCGCGCGGCCCTGGGGCGAGCTGCTGGACCCGCAGGAGGTGGCCGACGCCTGCGTGGGCGCCCACACCCTGCTGGTGACCCACAGCGAGACGAGCACCGGAGCACTGCACGACCTCGCCGCGATCACGCGGGCAGCGAAAGCGCAGAACCCGGGGCTGATCGTGATCGCCGACTGCATCACCTCCTACGGGGTGGCCGAGCTGCGGCCCGCCGAGTGGGGGGTGGACGTGGTCGTCAGCGGCAGCCAGAAGGGAACGGCCACCCCACCGGGCCTGGGCTTCGTCCTGTTCAGCCCGGAGGTGCAGGCGCGGCTGCTTCCCGCGACCGGGCGCGGCTTTTACCTCGACCTGACCCGGGAACTCAAGGGCCAGCAGGCCGGGAACACGCCCCAGACGCCCGCCATCAACCTGATCTTTGCGCTGTCGCTGGCGCTCGACCGCCTGCTGTCGGTGCCGCTGGAGGTGCTGTGGGCCGAGAAGCGGCGGCAGGCCGACGCCCTGATCGCCGCCGGAACGGCGCTGGGTGCCCCGGCCTGGGCCGCGCGGACCACGCCCGCCGTCGCGGTGCTGCGCCCCCCCGCGCCCCTGACCGGGCGGCAGGTCGCCTCGCGCCTCGCGGAGATGGGCCAGCGGGCGCTGCCCGGCCAGGCCCCGTTTGAAGACACCGTCTTCCGCGTCTCGACCCTGGGCTACGCCGACCGCTACGACGCGCTGGGCATCGCGGGCATTCTGGAGAACTGCTTTACGGACCTCGGCGTGCCTTTTCGGCGCGGCGCGGCCGTGTCGGCGGCCTGGCAGGCGCTGGCCCCGCAGGGGCAGGCGACGGGCGTGGGCTGA
- a CDS encoding FAD-dependent oxidoreductase — MRIVVVGGVAAGMSAASRARRHDPGAQVTVFERGSEVSYGACGLPYVIGGDVERFEDLIARTPAQLRGRGIGVRLRHEVTGVDAAARTVTVQGRAAGRTVTEPYDRLLIATGVRAVRPEWAQTDLGGVHVLRDLPDGRAIQASLRGARRACIVGGGNIGLEMAEALRSRGLEVTLLEQAPEVAGRMLDREYQRRVRAEVERGGVEVRCGTAVEGLGSRGGRVTEVQTGSGPLRADVVIVAVGVQPNTELAQAAGAALGQTGAVAVNARQETRVEGVYAAGDNTESTHRVTRRKVHLPLGLTANRMGRVAGVNMAGGDARFPGVVGTAIFKTFGLGVARSGLTQAEAGELGLDALSVDVESTDHAGYYKDAAPIHVRLTAERASGRLLGVQLVGQPGSVKRVDVVAALLHRRGHAQDLFELDLAYAPPFSGVWDVLLVAADRLGQALRQARSQP, encoded by the coding sequence ATGCGGATCGTGGTGGTGGGCGGGGTGGCGGCGGGCATGAGCGCGGCGAGCCGGGCGCGGCGGCACGATCCCGGCGCGCAGGTCACCGTGTTCGAGCGCGGGAGCGAGGTCAGCTACGGCGCCTGCGGCCTGCCCTACGTGATCGGCGGTGACGTGGAGCGCTTCGAGGACCTGATCGCCCGCACCCCCGCCCAGCTGCGGGGCCGGGGCATCGGCGTGCGGCTTCGCCACGAGGTCACCGGGGTGGACGCGGCGGCGCGCACCGTCACCGTGCAGGGCCGGGCCGCGGGCCGCACGGTCACCGAACCCTACGACCGCCTGCTGATCGCCACCGGGGTCCGCGCCGTCCGCCCCGAGTGGGCGCAGACCGACCTCGGCGGGGTGCATGTGCTGCGCGACCTCCCCGATGGGCGGGCCATCCAGGCCAGCCTGAGAGGCGCGCGGCGGGCCTGCATCGTGGGGGGCGGCAACATCGGCCTGGAGATGGCCGAGGCGCTGCGCTCGCGCGGCCTGGAAGTGACCCTGCTCGAACAGGCCCCCGAGGTCGCGGGCCGGATGCTCGACCGCGAGTACCAGCGCCGGGTCCGCGCCGAGGTCGAGCGCGGCGGCGTGGAGGTGCGCTGCGGGACGGCCGTCGAGGGCCTGGGCAGCCGGGGCGGGCGGGTGACCGAGGTCCAGACTGGCAGCGGCCCGCTGCGCGCCGACGTGGTGATCGTGGCGGTCGGGGTGCAGCCCAACACGGAGCTGGCGCAGGCGGCCGGAGCGGCCCTGGGCCAAACGGGTGCCGTCGCCGTGAACGCCCGGCAGGAGACGCGGGTGGAGGGCGTCTACGCGGCGGGCGACAACACGGAAAGCACCCACCGCGTCACCCGCCGCAAGGTCCACCTCCCGCTGGGCCTGACCGCCAACCGCATGGGCCGGGTCGCCGGGGTGAACATGGCAGGCGGCGACGCACGTTTTCCGGGCGTGGTGGGCACCGCGATCTTCAAGACGTTCGGCCTGGGCGTGGCCCGCAGCGGGCTGACCCAGGCGGAGGCGGGGGAGCTGGGGCTGGACGCCCTCAGCGTGGACGTGGAGAGCACCGACCACGCCGGGTACTACAAAGACGCCGCGCCCATCCACGTGCGCCTGACTGCCGAGCGCGCCAGCGGGCGCCTGCTGGGCGTGCAGCTTGTCGGCCAGCCGGGCAGCGTCAAGCGGGTGGACGTGGTCGCCGCCCTGCTGCACCGGCGCGGCCACGCGCAGGACCTTTTCGAACTGGATCTGGCCTACGCGCCGCCCTTTTCCGGCGTGTGGGACGTGCTGCTGGTCGCGGCGGACCGGCTGGGGCAGGCGCTGAGGCAGGCCAGGAGCCAGCCTTGA
- a CDS encoding carboxymuconolactone decarboxylase family protein yields the protein MTGDEKDGAAGSSGASSAREQIFGAQEDRILERLASLDPDLMGYVRDFAYDTVYERPGLDLKTKELVACALLTSLGSPTELRTHLRGALRAGATEQEVRETLLLCVPYLGFPRAVAAFAQLQALLDRRLSATEKAPAREG from the coding sequence ATGACTGGAGACGAGAAGGACGGCGCGGCGGGTAGCTCGGGGGCCAGTTCCGCACGCGAGCAGATTTTCGGTGCCCAGGAGGACCGGATTCTGGAGCGGCTGGCGAGCCTTGACCCTGACCTGATGGGCTACGTGCGCGACTTCGCCTACGACACGGTCTACGAGCGGCCCGGCCTGGACCTGAAAACCAAGGAACTCGTCGCCTGCGCGCTGCTGACCTCGCTGGGCAGCCCCACCGAACTGCGGACCCACCTGCGCGGCGCGCTGCGGGCGGGCGCGACCGAGCAGGAGGTCCGCGAAACGCTGCTGCTGTGCGTGCCCTACCTGGGGTTTCCCCGGGCGGTCGCGGCCTTTGCTCAGCTTCAGGCGTTGCTCGACCGGCGGCTGTCCGCAACGGAAAAGGCCCCCGCCCGCGAGGGGTAG
- a CDS encoding CBS and ACT domain-containing protein, translating to MLVSDWMTPDPITVTPDTPVMDALKILKERGFRRLPVVEQGRLIGITTRKDLKDAMPSKATTLSVWELNYLLSKLTVSEMMARPVITAQDSEYMEDAALRMQEHGVGGLPVLNAAGQMTGIITITDVLRAFVDIMGMKEGGTRLTLDMPDTPGSLARAANAAQPSNIISVATYGHSDQGGQPRRRFVMRVTGEGAQQVKARVRDAGIEALD from the coding sequence ATGCTCGTCAGCGACTGGATGACCCCGGACCCGATCACCGTCACGCCCGACACCCCGGTGATGGACGCCCTGAAAATCCTCAAGGAACGGGGCTTTCGCCGCCTGCCGGTGGTCGAACAGGGCCGGTTGATCGGCATCACGACCCGCAAGGACCTCAAAGACGCGATGCCCAGCAAGGCGACCACCCTGAGCGTCTGGGAGCTGAACTACCTGCTGAGCAAGCTGACCGTCTCCGAGATGATGGCGCGGCCCGTGATCACGGCGCAGGACAGCGAGTATATGGAAGACGCCGCCCTGCGGATGCAGGAGCACGGCGTGGGCGGCCTGCCGGTGCTCAACGCCGCCGGGCAGATGACCGGGATCATCACCATCACCGACGTGCTGCGCGCCTTTGTGGACATCATGGGTATGAAAGAAGGCGGCACCCGCCTCACGCTGGACATGCCCGACACCCCCGGCAGCCTGGCCCGCGCCGCGAACGCCGCGCAGCCCAGCAACATCATCAGCGTGGCGACCTACGGTCACAGCGACCAGGGCGGGCAACCCCGGCGCCGTTTCGTGATGCGCGTAACGGGCGAAGGCGCCCAGCAGGTCAAGGCCCGCGTCCGGGACGCCGGAATCGAAGCGCTGGACTGA
- the serA gene encoding phosphoglycerate dehydrogenase, with translation MTVPVLTSPDAPPTVPLRVLICDEMNPGDLSHPGFEIDYEGNLPREETLRRLPGYDALITRSRTRVDRELLAAAGERLRVIGRGGVGVDNIDLEACSRRGILVLNAPESNNVSAAELAVMHLMAAARGLTRSDRLTRAGEWDRKFLGVELKDRTLGIVGLGRIGSIVADRAQGLRLRVVAFDPYVPENKFERLGVERAATLDELLTAVDFLTVHTPLTDETRGMIGARELALLKPGAIVVNAARGGIVEEGALVEALTSGHLFGAGVDVFVEEPPAPDHPFLHAPNLGITAHLGANTREAQERVGAEIVERVLAALHGDVSRGAVNAPALDARTLELLGGYLDLGEKLGRILAQLLPGAHDLEVTFQGEFPADPAPVVTATLVGYLSGSTDERPNLINARALAKERGLSLAVREVAESPDYQTEVIVRVTSGAHGEKQRTRTVGGTVFGRSPRLTRLRDFRVELAPEGFILIASNQDRPGAVAKLSNLLGTWGVNIAGMALGRAEKGGQALFTLTLDDGLTPEQLRAIRDLDVIDSAYLVRV, from the coding sequence ATGACGGTCCCCGTTCTGACCAGCCCGGATGCCCCCCCGACCGTGCCGCTGCGGGTGCTGATCTGCGACGAGATGAACCCCGGCGACCTCTCGCACCCGGGCTTCGAGATCGACTACGAGGGGAACCTCCCGCGCGAGGAGACGCTGCGCCGCCTGCCGGGGTACGACGCCCTGATCACCCGCAGCCGCACCCGGGTGGACCGCGAACTGCTGGCGGCGGCGGGAGAGCGCCTGCGGGTCATCGGGCGCGGCGGCGTGGGCGTGGACAACATCGACCTGGAAGCGTGCAGTCGCCGGGGCATCCTGGTCCTGAACGCGCCCGAGAGCAACAACGTCTCCGCCGCCGAACTCGCGGTCATGCACCTGATGGCCGCCGCGCGCGGCCTGACCCGCTCGGACCGCCTGACCCGCGCGGGCGAGTGGGACCGAAAGTTCCTGGGCGTGGAACTCAAGGACCGCACGCTGGGCATCGTGGGCCTGGGGCGCATCGGGTCCATCGTGGCCGACCGGGCGCAGGGGCTGCGGCTGCGGGTGGTCGCCTTTGACCCCTATGTCCCCGAGAACAAGTTCGAGCGGCTGGGCGTGGAGCGGGCCGCGACCCTGGACGAGCTGCTGACGGCGGTGGACTTCCTGACCGTCCACACGCCGCTCACCGACGAGACGCGCGGGATGATCGGGGCGCGCGAACTCGCCCTCCTGAAACCGGGCGCCATCGTGGTGAATGCGGCGCGCGGCGGCATCGTAGAGGAGGGGGCGCTGGTGGAGGCCCTGACCTCCGGGCACCTGTTCGGCGCGGGGGTGGACGTGTTCGTGGAGGAGCCGCCCGCGCCGGACCATCCCTTTTTGCACGCGCCCAACCTGGGGATCACCGCGCACCTGGGGGCCAACACCCGTGAGGCCCAGGAGCGGGTGGGCGCCGAGATCGTGGAGCGGGTGCTGGCGGCCCTGCACGGCGACGTGAGCCGGGGGGCGGTCAACGCCCCGGCGCTGGACGCGCGGACGCTGGAGCTGCTGGGCGGGTACCTCGACCTCGGGGAGAAGCTGGGGCGCATCCTGGCGCAGCTGCTCCCCGGCGCGCACGACCTGGAGGTCACCTTTCAGGGCGAGTTCCCCGCCGATCCCGCCCCGGTCGTGACCGCCACGCTGGTGGGGTACCTCTCGGGCAGCACCGACGAGCGCCCCAACCTGATCAACGCCCGCGCGCTGGCGAAGGAGCGGGGGCTGAGCCTCGCCGTGCGCGAGGTGGCCGAGAGTCCCGACTACCAGACCGAGGTGATCGTGCGCGTCACGAGCGGCGCCCACGGCGAGAAGCAGCGCACCCGCACGGTGGGCGGCACGGTGTTTGGCCGCAGCCCGCGCCTGACCCGGCTGCGCGACTTCCGGGTGGAACTCGCGCCCGAAGGTTTCATCCTGATCGCTTCCAACCAGGACCGGCCCGGCGCGGTCGCCAAGCTCTCGAACTTGCTGGGCACCTGGGGCGTGAACATCGCGGGAATGGCCCTGGGCCGCGCCGAGAAGGGCGGGCAGGCGCTCTTTACCCTCACGCTGGACGACGGCCTGACCCCCGAGCAGCTGCGGGCGATCCGCGACCTCGACGTGATCGACTCGGCGTATCTGGTGCGGGTGTAG
- a CDS encoding OmpH family outer membrane protein, producing MKYALLLLPLALLSTVPQAQKSRSRVGFVDVQQAVAAMPGSSAYLTLSKRVDADLQAKRTNIQRLSAQAARTRSTADRAALQRAQQSFLSAQQGYQGRLATAFKPLASRLNTTVANVARGSGFTVVLDRRVAAQSGLVVYANIGATDLTPAVVRALKK from the coding sequence ATGAAATACGCCCTTCTCCTCCTTCCGCTCGCGCTGCTGAGCACCGTTCCGCAGGCGCAGAAGTCGCGCAGCCGTGTGGGCTTCGTGGACGTGCAGCAGGCGGTCGCCGCCATGCCCGGCAGCAGCGCCTACCTCACCCTCAGCAAGCGGGTCGATGCCGACCTCCAGGCCAAGCGGACCAACATTCAGCGGCTCAGTGCCCAGGCGGCCCGCACCCGCAGCACTGCCGACCGCGCCGCCCTTCAGCGGGCGCAGCAGAGCTTCCTGAGTGCCCAGCAGGGTTACCAGGGACGGCTGGCGACCGCCTTCAAGCCGCTGGCCTCGCGCCTGAACACGACTGTCGCCAATGTGGCGCGCGGCAGCGGCTTCACGGTCGTCCTCGACCGCCGGGTCGCCGCCCAGTCGGGCCTGGTCGTGTATGCCAATATCGGCGCCACTGACCTGACGCCCGCCGTGGTCCGGGCACTCAAGAAGTAA
- a CDS encoding PaaI family thioesterase: protein MSDLPTLDQLNTQGEGMLPGLIGIRFTHAERGLLRSEFEVRAELLAPNGFLHAASVVALADTTCGYGTRMLLPPGASGFTTIELKSNHLSTAREGVVTCEARVVHAGRTTQVWDAEVRGPGERVMALFRCTQAVLYPREARGV, encoded by the coding sequence ATGTCCGACCTCCCCACCCTCGACCAGCTCAACACACAGGGCGAGGGCATGCTGCCCGGCCTGATCGGCATCCGCTTTACCCACGCCGAACGCGGCCTGCTGCGCAGCGAGTTCGAGGTGCGGGCCGAGCTGCTCGCTCCCAACGGCTTTCTGCACGCGGCCAGCGTGGTCGCCCTGGCCGACACGACCTGCGGCTACGGCACGCGGATGCTGCTGCCGCCGGGGGCGAGCGGCTTTACCACCATCGAACTCAAGAGCAACCACCTCTCGACCGCCCGCGAGGGGGTCGTGACCTGCGAGGCCCGCGTCGTCCACGCCGGGCGCACCACCCAGGTCTGGGACGCCGAGGTGCGCGGCCCGGGAGAGCGGGTAATGGCGCTGTTCCGCTGTACCCAGGCGGTGCTGTATCCCAGGGAGGCGCGTGGTGTGTAG
- a CDS encoding phospholipase A2, whose product MPRPGAARAWPALLLAGVLGSCAPALLPAAPVGDEGDPVALVKRLGWGSPEAFEAARPLLAPRWPALDWAGNGCSAPRGLGLSYRDDFAPACAVHDFAYHNLRVLEPTAANRRASDDAFGVNLRAICARKALVARPACLSAAAAYLAAVRLRGHTRFAPGT is encoded by the coding sequence GTGCCCAGGCCCGGGGCCGCTCGCGCCTGGCCCGCGCTGCTGCTCGCCGGGGTGCTGGGGTCGTGCGCCCCGGCCCTCTTGCCCGCCGCGCCCGTGGGGGACGAGGGTGATCCCGTCGCGCTGGTCAAGCGGCTGGGCTGGGGCAGCCCGGAGGCCTTCGAGGCGGCGCGGCCCCTGCTGGCCCCCCGTTGGCCCGCCCTGGACTGGGCGGGCAACGGGTGCAGCGCTCCCCGGGGCCTGGGCCTGAGCTACCGGGACGACTTTGCCCCGGCCTGCGCGGTGCACGACTTCGCCTACCACAACCTGCGGGTGCTGGAACCCACCGCCGCGAACCGCCGCGCCAGCGACGACGCCTTTGGGGTCAACCTGCGGGCCATCTGTGCCCGCAAGGCCCTGGTCGCGCGGCCCGCTTGCCTCTCGGCGGCAGCGGCCTACCTCGCGGCCGTGCGGCTGCGCGGACACACCCGCTTCGCGCCGGGGACCTAG
- a CDS encoding electron transfer flavoprotein subunit beta/FixA family protein — translation MKILTLVRQVPDAEARVKISAQQVDLEGTTLVIDGMDEYGVEEALRLRESGAPVEEIVALAVGPKRVEDALRTALAMGVDRAIHVETDEKLDPIALSRVVAQIAGQEGAGLVLVGGQEADWDSQALGAATAERLGWPQLTWTNELKVEEGSLTGRHDVDDGNESFRAALPAVVTTQQGLNEPRYPTLPNIMKAKKKELRKETLDTYGVQPTVRVVNAEIQTRARLNRMIDGKDPQAAAAELLDLLRNEAKVLA, via the coding sequence ATGAAGATCCTGACCCTAGTTCGCCAAGTGCCCGACGCGGAGGCCCGCGTCAAGATCAGTGCCCAGCAGGTCGACCTCGAAGGCACCACGCTCGTGATCGACGGAATGGACGAGTACGGGGTGGAGGAGGCCCTGCGCCTGCGCGAGAGCGGCGCGCCCGTCGAGGAAATTGTCGCCCTGGCGGTCGGCCCCAAGCGGGTCGAGGACGCGCTGCGGACTGCCCTGGCGATGGGCGTGGACCGCGCGATCCACGTGGAGACCGACGAGAAACTCGATCCCATCGCCCTGAGCCGCGTGGTGGCCCAGATCGCGGGGCAAGAAGGCGCGGGTCTGGTGCTGGTCGGCGGACAGGAGGCCGACTGGGACAGCCAGGCGCTGGGGGCCGCGACCGCCGAGCGGCTGGGCTGGCCGCAGCTCACCTGGACCAACGAACTGAAGGTCGAGGAGGGCAGCCTCACCGGGCGCCACGACGTGGACGACGGCAACGAGAGCTTCCGCGCGGCCCTGCCCGCCGTGGTGACCACCCAGCAGGGCCTCAACGAGCCGCGCTACCCGACCCTGCCCAACATCATGAAGGCCAAGAAAAAAGAACTGCGCAAGGAGACACTGGACACCTACGGCGTGCAGCCCACCGTGCGCGTGGTGAACGCCGAGATCCAGACCCGCGCCCGCCTGAACCGGATGATCGACGGCAAGGACCCGCAGGCCGCCGCCGCCGAACTGCTCGACCTCCTGCGTAACGAAGCGAAGGTGCTCGCATGA